The following coding sequences are from one Verrucosispora sp. WMMD573 window:
- a CDS encoding beta-N-acetylhexosaminidase, giving the protein MSAAASTAPEPLDPSHLADVPAPPAAAPTPDAQTAAADQNAAGGGTAARASTTTRAETAAPANATETAARAAATQAAGRTTGELARAAQREAAALLAPPAPTRLGDVVPAPERVEPDNTADYLLAADAVIRVSADPAAGAVAGHLAALLRPATGYPLPVTEAATPVPSGGIALALTGEAALGAEGYRLDITTDGVRIAAGTPAGLFHGVQTLRQLLPATVESVTPVTERWVLPGGSILDRPRYPHRGAMLDVARHFFGVSDVLRVIDHLARYKLNRLHLHLTDDQGWRIAIESWPRLATVGGAGAVGDASGGYYTRADYQRIVAYAAERHITVIPEIDLPGHTHAALTAYGELAPDRVAPPPYAGTEVGFSYVDPASERTFDFVADVLGEIAALTPGRWLHIGGDEAFKVPAEVYAAFVERVQRIVAGLGREVIGWHQIAPAAHTDRRILQWWGTTGDDPVTAEAVRRGARLILSPGNHAYLDMKYAPDTPIGHDWAGLIDVRRAYDWDPAGHLAGVPAEAVLGVEAPLWTESVTSLAEIEFMLFPRLPAIAELGWSPRSTHDWDGFRDRLAGHGPRWATAGIAYHRCPELPWSATPLPAPRRPSTGAEPAGQPPVSHSGEPPDRPEAAPDRG; this is encoded by the coding sequence GTGTCCGCCGCAGCCAGCACCGCACCGGAACCACTCGACCCGTCCCACCTCGCCGACGTCCCCGCGCCGCCTGCTGCGGCGCCCACCCCGGACGCGCAGACCGCCGCAGCGGATCAGAACGCCGCAGGTGGCGGGACCGCCGCGCGGGCGAGCACCACCACCCGGGCCGAGACCGCCGCACCGGCGAACGCCACCGAGACGGCGGCGCGCGCCGCCGCCACCCAGGCTGCCGGGCGTACCACTGGCGAGCTGGCCCGGGCGGCGCAGCGGGAGGCGGCGGCGCTGCTCGCACCGCCGGCACCGACCCGGCTGGGCGACGTGGTGCCCGCGCCGGAACGGGTCGAACCGGACAATACGGCCGACTACCTGCTCGCCGCCGACGCGGTGATCCGGGTCAGCGCGGACCCGGCCGCCGGGGCCGTCGCCGGGCATCTCGCCGCCCTGCTGCGCCCGGCGACCGGATATCCGCTGCCGGTCACCGAGGCCGCCACGCCCGTACCGTCCGGTGGCATCGCCCTCGCTCTGACCGGCGAGGCGGCACTGGGCGCGGAGGGCTACCGGCTCGACATCACCACCGACGGCGTACGCATTGCCGCCGGCACCCCCGCCGGTCTCTTCCACGGGGTGCAGACGCTGCGGCAGCTGCTGCCGGCCACCGTCGAGAGCGTGACCCCGGTCACCGAACGCTGGGTGCTACCCGGCGGATCTATCCTCGACCGCCCCCGGTATCCGCACCGGGGAGCGATGCTCGACGTGGCCCGGCACTTCTTCGGCGTCAGCGATGTGCTGCGGGTGATCGACCACCTGGCCCGGTACAAGCTCAACCGGCTGCACCTGCACCTCACCGACGACCAGGGCTGGCGGATCGCGATCGAATCCTGGCCCCGGCTGGCCACTGTCGGCGGAGCCGGCGCGGTCGGCGACGCCTCCGGCGGCTACTACACCCGGGCGGACTACCAGCGGATCGTGGCGTACGCCGCCGAGCGGCACATCACCGTGATCCCCGAGATCGACCTGCCCGGTCACACGCACGCGGCGCTGACCGCGTACGGCGAGCTGGCGCCCGACCGGGTCGCACCGCCACCGTACGCCGGCACCGAGGTCGGCTTCAGCTATGTCGACCCGGCCAGCGAGCGCACCTTCGACTTCGTCGCCGACGTGCTCGGCGAGATCGCCGCGCTCACCCCAGGCCGGTGGCTGCACATCGGCGGCGACGAGGCGTTCAAAGTACCCGCCGAGGTGTACGCCGCCTTCGTCGAACGGGTGCAACGCATCGTCGCCGGGCTCGGCCGGGAGGTGATCGGCTGGCACCAGATCGCCCCCGCCGCCCACACCGACCGGCGGATCCTCCAGTGGTGGGGCACGACCGGCGACGATCCGGTGACCGCCGAGGCGGTACGCCGGGGCGCCCGGCTGATCCTCTCCCCCGGCAACCACGCGTACCTCGACATGAAGTACGCCCCCGACACCCCGATCGGGCACGACTGGGCCGGCCTGATCGACGTACGCCGGGCGTACGACTGGGACCCGGCCGGCCACCTGGCGGGCGTACCGGCCGAGGCGGTGCTCGGTGTCGAGGCGCCGCTGTGGACCGAGTCGGTGACCAGCCTCGCCGAGATCGAGTTCATGCTGTTCCCCCGGCTGCCCGCCATCGCCGAGTTGGGCTGGTCACCCCGGTCGACGCACGACTGGGACGGGTTCCGCGACCGACTGGCGGGGCACGGCCCACGGTGGGCCACGGCGGGCATCGCGTATCACCGCTGCCCTGAACTGCCCTGGTCGGCGACGCCGTTGCCCGCCCCGCGCAGGCCGTCGACCGGCGCCGAGCCGGCTGGGCAGCCGCCGGTCAGCCATTCCGGCGAGCCGCCGGACCGTCCAGAAGCAGCTCCAGACCGAGGGTGA
- a CDS encoding C39 family peptidase: protein MATTILRKTALTIAAAAATAGGIAGPAVAAQATPGVQASAVVADRKPGGERELGVRYEAQPNFYYCGPAAARNALSVQGKNIDVDTMAKEMRTTEAGTNSINDITPVLNKETGKDVYKSVEISDAKADDKQTDKLRDDIVRTVDDGRAVVANIAGTATDTDGTTHSFEGGHYISVVGYRDGGETVTIADSADPAQASYRMSVDALADWIATRGYSATS, encoded by the coding sequence ATGGCTACCACCATTCTGCGCAAGACCGCCCTGACCATCGCCGCTGCCGCCGCCACCGCCGGTGGCATCGCCGGCCCCGCCGTCGCCGCCCAGGCCACCCCCGGTGTCCAGGCGAGCGCCGTGGTGGCCGACCGCAAGCCCGGTGGCGAGCGCGAACTGGGCGTCCGCTACGAGGCACAGCCCAACTTCTACTACTGCGGTCCCGCTGCCGCCCGCAACGCGCTTAGCGTGCAGGGCAAGAACATCGACGTGGACACCATGGCCAAGGAGATGCGTACCACCGAGGCCGGCACCAACTCCATCAACGACATCACCCCGGTGCTGAACAAGGAGACCGGCAAGGACGTCTACAAGTCGGTCGAGATCTCCGACGCCAAGGCTGACGACAAGCAGACCGACAAGCTGCGCGACGACATCGTCCGCACCGTCGACGACGGCCGTGCCGTGGTCGCCAACATCGCCGGCACCGCCACCGACACCGACGGCACCACGCACAGCTTCGAGGGCGGCCACTACATCAGCGTCGTGGGCTACCGCGACGGCGGCGAGACGGTCACCATCGCCGACTCCGCCGACCCCGCCCAGGCCTCCTACCGGATGAGCGTCGACGCCCTCGCCGACTGGATCGCCACCCGCGGCTACAGCGCCACCTCCTGA
- the dusB gene encoding tRNA dihydrouridine synthase DusB, with protein sequence METALPPAADRPSLSIGPHQVWPPVVLAPMAGITNVGFRQLCREQGGGIYVCEMITTVALVERNPKTLRMIAFGADERPRSLQLYGTDPETTAAAVRIVVERDLADHIDLNFGCPVPKVTRRGGGAALPWRRRLFARLVRAAVDAAAPAGVPVTVKMRKGIDDEHLTYVEAGLAAQEAGVAAVALHGRTAAQRYSGTADWDAIATLKQALDVPVLGNGDIWEADDALRMVAHTGVDGVVIGRGCLGRPWLFADLEAAFDDSAQRRLPTLGEVAVTMRRHAELLVEQFTAGARNPARGERDGCTDFRKHVAWYLKGFPVGSELRRSLAMIDSLAQLDDLLGKLDPAAPFPVETLGQPRGRTNSPGKVFLPDGWLASRDDDTVPEGAELDDSGG encoded by the coding sequence GTGGAAACCGCCCTCCCTCCCGCTGCCGACCGGCCGTCGCTGAGCATCGGGCCGCACCAGGTGTGGCCACCGGTGGTGCTCGCCCCGATGGCCGGCATCACGAACGTCGGCTTTCGGCAGCTCTGTCGGGAGCAGGGCGGCGGCATCTACGTCTGCGAGATGATCACGACGGTCGCCCTGGTCGAGCGGAACCCCAAGACGCTGCGAATGATCGCGTTCGGGGCGGACGAGCGACCGCGCAGCCTCCAGCTCTACGGCACCGACCCGGAGACCACAGCTGCCGCCGTGCGGATCGTGGTCGAGCGGGACCTCGCCGATCACATCGACCTCAACTTCGGCTGCCCGGTGCCGAAGGTGACCCGGCGCGGTGGCGGCGCGGCGCTGCCCTGGCGGCGGCGGCTCTTCGCCCGCCTGGTGCGGGCCGCCGTGGACGCCGCGGCACCCGCCGGGGTGCCGGTCACGGTCAAGATGCGAAAGGGCATCGACGACGAGCACCTGACGTACGTCGAGGCGGGGCTCGCCGCCCAGGAGGCCGGCGTGGCCGCGGTCGCCCTGCACGGGCGTACGGCCGCGCAGCGGTACTCGGGCACCGCCGACTGGGACGCCATCGCCACCCTCAAGCAGGCGCTCGACGTGCCGGTGCTCGGCAACGGCGACATCTGGGAGGCCGACGACGCGCTGCGGATGGTGGCGCACACCGGGGTCGACGGCGTGGTGATCGGTCGCGGCTGCCTTGGCCGGCCGTGGCTCTTCGCCGACCTGGAGGCGGCGTTCGACGACTCGGCACAGCGGCGGCTGCCCACCCTCGGCGAGGTCGCGGTGACCATGCGCCGGCACGCCGAGCTGCTGGTCGAACAGTTCACCGCCGGCGCCCGCAACCCGGCCCGAGGTGAACGCGACGGCTGCACCGACTTCCGCAAGCACGTCGCCTGGTACCTCAAGGGCTTCCCGGTCGGCAGCGAGCTGCGCCGTTCGCTGGCGATGATCGACAGCCTGGCCCAGCTCGACGACCTGCTCGGCAAGCTCGACCCGGCGGCGCCGTTCCCGGTGGAGACGTTGGGCCAGCCGCGCGGGCGCACCAACTCGCCGGGCAAGGTCTTCCTGCCCGACGGCTGGCTGGCCAGCCGCGACGACGACACCGTCCCCGAGGGCGCCGAGCTGGACGACTCCGGCGGCTGA
- a CDS encoding glycine--tRNA ligase has product MPADRIDAVVSLAKRRGFVFPSSEIYGGTRSAWDYGPLGVELKENVRRQWWKTMVQQRDDVVGLDSAVILARDVWAASGHLEAFVDPLTECQSCHKRFRADHLEEAYEAKHGRPPTSLAELNCPNCGNKGTFTEPRMFNGLMKTYLGPVESDEGLHYLRPETAQGIFVNYRNVETVARKKPPFGIAQTGKSFRNEITPGNFIFRTREFEQMEMEFFVEPGTDEQWHEYWLAERWNWYRDLGLSETNLRFYEHPKEKLSHYSKRTVDIEYRFQFGGTEFAELEGIANRTDFDLSTHSKHSGVDLSYFDQTKQERWIPYVIEPAAGLTRAVLAFLLEAYDEDEAPNTKGGVDKRTVMRFDPRLAPVKVAVLPLSRNEALSPKAKQLAADLRKRWVVEFDDSQAIGRRYRRQDEIGTPFCVTVDFDTLDDNAVTVRNRDTMTQERIGLDQVERYLIDHLPGC; this is encoded by the coding sequence ATGCCAGCCGACCGTATCGACGCCGTCGTCAGCCTCGCCAAGCGCCGGGGCTTCGTCTTCCCCTCCAGCGAGATCTACGGGGGCACCCGCTCGGCGTGGGACTACGGTCCGCTCGGGGTGGAACTCAAGGAGAACGTCCGCCGGCAGTGGTGGAAGACCATGGTCCAGCAGCGCGACGACGTGGTGGGGCTGGACTCCGCGGTGATCCTCGCCCGGGACGTGTGGGCCGCCTCGGGGCACCTGGAGGCGTTCGTCGACCCGCTGACCGAGTGCCAGTCCTGCCACAAGCGGTTCCGCGCCGATCATCTCGAGGAGGCGTACGAGGCCAAGCACGGCCGCCCGCCGACCTCGCTGGCCGAGCTGAACTGCCCCAACTGCGGCAACAAGGGCACCTTCACCGAGCCGCGGATGTTCAACGGCCTGATGAAGACCTACCTCGGCCCGGTGGAGAGCGACGAGGGTCTGCACTACCTGCGGCCGGAGACCGCCCAGGGCATCTTCGTCAACTACCGCAACGTGGAGACGGTGGCCCGCAAGAAGCCGCCGTTCGGCATCGCGCAGACCGGCAAGTCGTTCCGCAACGAGATCACCCCGGGCAACTTCATCTTCCGTACGCGCGAGTTCGAGCAGATGGAGATGGAGTTCTTCGTCGAGCCGGGCACCGACGAGCAGTGGCACGAGTACTGGCTCGCCGAGCGCTGGAACTGGTATCGCGACCTCGGTCTGTCCGAGACCAACCTGCGCTTCTACGAGCACCCCAAGGAGAAGCTCTCCCACTACTCGAAGCGCACCGTCGACATCGAGTACCGGTTCCAGTTCGGCGGCACCGAGTTCGCCGAGTTGGAGGGCATCGCCAACCGCACCGACTTCGATCTGTCCACGCACAGCAAGCACTCCGGCGTCGACCTGTCGTACTTCGACCAGACCAAGCAGGAACGGTGGATCCCGTACGTGATCGAGCCGGCCGCCGGCCTCACCCGCGCGGTGCTGGCCTTCCTGCTGGAGGCGTACGACGAGGACGAGGCGCCGAACACCAAGGGCGGTGTGGACAAGCGCACCGTGATGCGCTTCGACCCGCGACTGGCCCCGGTCAAGGTGGCGGTGCTGCCGTTGTCGCGTAACGAGGCGCTCTCCCCGAAGGCGAAGCAGCTCGCCGCCGACCTGCGCAAGCGCTGGGTGGTCGAGTTCGACGACTCGCAGGCCATCGGCCGCCGCTACCGTCGGCAGGACGAGATCGGCACTCCGTTCTGCGTCACCGTCGACTTCGACACCCTCGACGACAATGCGGTGACCGTGCGCAACCGGGACACCATGACCCAGGAACGGATCGGCCTGGACCAGGTCGAGCGCTACCTGATCGACCACCTTCCCGGCTGCTGA
- a CDS encoding antibiotic biosynthesis monooxygenase has translation MLVTNRFVVDEDVAEAFATRAHAALAALAARPGYQRGQLVRALDDPRHWCLVTEWESVGTYRRALGGFDVKITAVPLLAESVDEPSAYEPLATAAPGGDVVTVASDRAAGPYR, from the coding sequence GTGCTGGTGACCAACCGGTTCGTGGTCGACGAGGACGTCGCGGAGGCGTTCGCCACCCGGGCTCACGCGGCCCTCGCCGCGCTAGCCGCCCGGCCCGGCTACCAGCGCGGACAGCTGGTCCGGGCGCTCGACGACCCGCGTCACTGGTGCCTGGTCACCGAGTGGGAGTCGGTGGGCACCTACCGCCGCGCGCTCGGCGGGTTCGACGTGAAGATCACGGCGGTGCCGCTGCTCGCCGAGAGTGTCGACGAGCCGTCCGCGTACGAGCCGTTGGCGACCGCCGCACCGGGCGGAGACGTGGTCACGGTCGCCAGCGACCGGGCTGCGGGTCCTTACCGCTGA
- a CDS encoding metal ABC transporter substrate-binding protein has translation MTFRPAPRALATATAALLALTGVTACSNDDSPAGADPQRVDVVAGFYPLQFLAERIGGDAVTVTNLARPGAEPHDLELNPGQVGQISEAELVVFLHGFQPAVDEAVEQQAGDRAFDVATVEPLLDATAGGHDHGHEGEEDEHGHEDEEHAEEEEHAEEAADGAKDPHVWLDPTRLATIGDKLAERLGTADPDRADEYTQRAATLRTELEELDAEFTEGLKTCQRREIVVSHTAFGYLAQKYQLEQIGITGLTPEDEPSPQRLAEVTEEAREHQATTIFFETLVSPKVAETIAREVGAQTAVLDPIEGLSAEGDGDYLSVMRTNLETLRTALSCS, from the coding sequence ATGACCTTCCGCCCCGCCCCGCGCGCCCTGGCCACCGCCACGGCCGCCCTGCTCGCCCTGACCGGCGTCACCGCCTGTTCGAATGACGACAGCCCGGCCGGCGCCGACCCGCAGCGGGTCGACGTGGTGGCCGGTTTCTACCCGTTGCAGTTCCTCGCCGAGCGGATCGGCGGCGACGCCGTGACCGTGACCAACCTGGCCCGCCCCGGCGCCGAGCCGCACGACCTGGAGCTCAACCCGGGTCAGGTCGGCCAGATCAGCGAGGCGGAACTTGTCGTCTTCCTGCACGGCTTCCAGCCCGCCGTGGACGAGGCGGTCGAGCAGCAGGCCGGTGACCGCGCCTTCGACGTGGCGACCGTGGAACCCCTGCTGGACGCCACCGCCGGTGGCCACGACCACGGCCACGAAGGCGAGGAGGACGAGCACGGCCACGAGGACGAGGAGCACGCCGAGGAGGAGGAGCACGCCGAGGAGGCGGCCGACGGCGCCAAGGACCCGCACGTCTGGCTGGACCCGACCCGGCTGGCCACCATCGGCGACAAGCTCGCCGAGCGGCTCGGCACGGCCGACCCGGACCGCGCCGACGAGTACACCCAGCGGGCCGCCACCCTGCGTACCGAGTTGGAGGAGCTGGACGCCGAGTTCACCGAGGGGCTGAAGACCTGCCAGCGTCGGGAGATCGTGGTCAGCCACACCGCGTTCGGCTACCTGGCGCAGAAGTACCAGCTGGAGCAGATCGGCATCACCGGGCTCACCCCGGAGGACGAGCCGTCCCCGCAGCGACTGGCGGAGGTGACCGAGGAGGCCCGGGAGCACCAGGCCACCACGATCTTCTTCGAGACGCTTGTCAGCCCGAAGGTGGCCGAGACCATCGCCCGTGAGGTCGGCGCTCAGACCGCCGTGCTGGATCCGATCGAGGGCCTGTCAGCCGAGGGCGACGGGGACTACCTTTCGGTGATGC